The Aquipuribacter hungaricus DNA window AGCCCGGACTTCTGGCGCCAGGTGCTCAACTCCACCCTGGTGGCCGGCCTCACCACCACGATCGTCACGGTGCTCGGCGTCATGGCGGCGTTCGCCCTGTCCAAGTACCGGTTCCGCGGCCGCGAGGCGCTGTACACGTTCTTCACCCTCGGCCTGCTGTTCCCGCTGACCGTGGCGATCCTCCCGCTGTTCATCCTGGTCCGGAGCCTGGACCTGCTGAACAACCCGCTCGGGGTCGCGCTGCCGCAGGCGGCGTTCGCGCTGCCGGTGACCATCGTCATCCTCCGGCCGTTCCTGCGGGCGCTGCCCCAGGAGCTCGAGGACGCCGCCATGATCGACGGCTGCTCCAAGCTCGGGTACTTCCGCCGGATCGTCATCCCGCTGTCCGGGCCCGGCATGGTCACCGTGGGCGTGCTGGCGTTCGTCGCCTCGTGGAACGCCTACCTGCTGCCCCTGCTCGTCCTCGGCGACGGAGACTCCTACACGCTGCCCCTGGGCACGGCGAACTTCTCCACGCAGTACACCTCGGACACGGCCGCGATCCTGGCCTTCACCTCGCTGGCGATGATCCCGGCGCTGGTGTTCTTCCTGCTCGCCGAGCGCCGGATCGTCGGCGGCCTCAGCGGCGCGGTCAAGGGCTGACCCGCCCCGAGCCGCCCCTGCCCCACCCCGCCGGCGGTCTGCGCCGGCGCGCCCAGGACCCCTGCCGGGACCCTGACCCAGAGGAGCATCCCATGACGGACCTGCGGACCGCCGGCCCGACCCACCTCCCGGGCGACGACGCCCCGGAGCTGCTGCCCGCCGCCTCCGAGCGCGTGCGCGGCCTGCTGGCCCAGATGACGCTGCGGGAGAAGCTCGCCCAGGTCGTCGGCCTGTGGGTCGGGGCGGGCGCGGACGGCGAGGTCGTCGCGCCGCTGCAGGACGCCATGCTCGGCGAGGTCGCGCCGCCGTTCGAGGAGTTCGCCGTCGAGGGGCTCGGCCACCTCACCCGCGTCTTCGGCACCCGCCCGGTCGAGCCCGCCACGGGCCGCCGCGCCCTGCGCGACGCCCAGCGCTGGCTGGTGGAGAACACCCGGCTCGGCATCCCCGCCATCGCCCACGAGGAGTGCCTGACCGGCCTCGCCGCCTGGCGGGCCACCACGTTCCCGACGCCGCTGGCCTGGGGCGCGAGCTTCGACGGCGAGCTCGTCGAGCAGGTCGGCGCCGCGATCGGCGAGAGCATGGCCGGGCTCGGGGTGCACCAGGGCCTGGCCCCCGTGCTCGACGTCGTCCGGGACGTGCGCTGGGGCCGGGTCGACGAGTGCATCGGCGAGGACCCGTACCTGGTCGGCACCATCGGCACCGGGTACGTCCGCGGGCTGCAGTCCGCCGGCGTGCTCGCCACGCTCAAGCACTTCGTCGGGTACTCCGCCTCGCGCGCCGGCCGCAACCTGGCCCCGGTGTCCGCGGGCCCCCGCGAGGTCGCCGACGTCCTGCTGCCCCCGTTCGAGATGGCCGTCCGCGACGGCGGGGTGCGCTCGGTCATGCACTCCTACGCCGAGATCGACGGCGTGCCCGTCGCCGCGGACCGCCGGCTGCTCACCGAGCTGTTGCGCCACCGCTGGGGCTTCGACGGCACGGTCGTCGCCGACTACTTCGGCGTCGCGTTCCTCCACTCGCTGCACCACGTGGCGGGCGACCTCGGCGAGGCGGCCGGGCTGGCGCTCGAGGCCGGCGTCGACATCGAGCTGCCCACGGGCAACGCCTACCTCGACCCGCTGCGCGAGGCCGTCGAGGCCGGCCGGGTGCCCGTCGCCCTGCTGGACCAGGCCGTGCTGCGCGTGCTGCGGCAGAAGGAGGAGCTCGGCCTGCTCGACGCCACCTTCGACGACGACGGCCAGGACGACCTCGTCGACCTCGACCCCGCCGGCCACCGGGCACTGGCCGCCCGCCTGGCCGAGGAGTCAGTCGTCCTGCTCACCAACGACGGCGTGCTGCC harbors:
- a CDS encoding carbohydrate ABC transporter permease produces the protein VAAGRAARPAPARRPRPRIGATTVVTYVVALVVALFSIGPVVYAVLGGFRDNGQIAADPVALPDPWVFEKYQLVLTSPDFWRQVLNSTLVAGLTTTIVTVLGVMAAFALSKYRFRGREALYTFFTLGLLFPLTVAILPLFILVRSLDLLNNPLGVALPQAAFALPVTIVILRPFLRALPQELEDAAMIDGCSKLGYFRRIVIPLSGPGMVTVGVLAFVASWNAYLLPLLVLGDGDSYTLPLGTANFSTQYTSDTAAILAFTSLAMIPALVFFLLAERRIVGGLSGAVKG
- a CDS encoding glycoside hydrolase family 3 N-terminal domain-containing protein, with translation MTDLRTAGPTHLPGDDAPELLPAASERVRGLLAQMTLREKLAQVVGLWVGAGADGEVVAPLQDAMLGEVAPPFEEFAVEGLGHLTRVFGTRPVEPATGRRALRDAQRWLVENTRLGIPAIAHEECLTGLAAWRATTFPTPLAWGASFDGELVEQVGAAIGESMAGLGVHQGLAPVLDVVRDVRWGRVDECIGEDPYLVGTIGTGYVRGLQSAGVLATLKHFVGYSASRAGRNLAPVSAGPREVADVLLPPFEMAVRDGGVRSVMHSYAEIDGVPVAADRRLLTELLRHRWGFDGTVVADYFGVAFLHSLHHVAGDLGEAAGLALEAGVDIELPTGNAYLDPLREAVEAGRVPVALLDQAVLRVLRQKEELGLLDATFDDDGQDDLVDLDPAGHRALAARLAEESVVLLTNDGVLPLAAPPTVAVVGPNADRLEALFGCYSFVNHVLGHHPEVGTGLVVPTVLEALRDELPDAVLTYAQGSAVSDGDRSMIPAAVDAAAAASVAVVVVGDHAALFGRGTVGEGCDVDDLELPGVQRELVEAVLATGTPVVLVMLTGRPYAVDWAVDRCAAVVQSFFPGEEGAAAIAGVLSGRVNPSGRLPVSLPRSGGAQPYSYLHPALGAASSVTNVPTAPVLPFGHGLSYTSFGYEDLQLTSAQVRTDGEIELEVTVRNDGDRAGTEVVQLYGHDVVGSVTRPVAQLLAYGRVELGAGERARVRLTVPTARLAFSDRSMTRVVEPGAVELWVGRSCEDRTLETSVTLVGGLHRLTAECPRWSRVEVLPQA